In Bacillus sp. Cs-700, one genomic interval encodes:
- a CDS encoding pentapeptide repeat-containing protein has product MKISDISNGAILEKVELSDQEEDNCSMSNVSIFKGKLFNLGMKHAQFSSCNIKQTYIEKSYFRYAIFVNVDFTGTKFIECDFEKAKFNSCNLRYVTFEKCKLNIEEVLGCLPTEPNLKVAILKELRKNQLSLAENKSSDELLIMIQEAEKELLRERVKSRTSYYRERENIISRTIALVNYILLIINDFVWGYGVRLAKLFRTGLLAILFFGLLIYTTTGKEYIVITEYGNKMIRLNVWQSLYASYTNFTTIGYGRYTPTGVFSNFIFVIENFVGLIFIGFLVAGVYRRISK; this is encoded by the coding sequence TTGAAAATTAGTGATATATCTAATGGAGCTATACTAGAGAAAGTTGAACTTAGTGATCAAGAAGAAGATAATTGTTCAATGTCTAATGTAAGTATATTTAAAGGGAAATTATTTAATCTTGGTATGAAACACGCTCAATTTTCTTCATGTAATATAAAGCAAACGTATATTGAAAAATCTTATTTTCGATATGCAATTTTTGTTAATGTAGACTTTACAGGGACTAAATTTATAGAATGCGACTTTGAAAAAGCAAAGTTTAACTCGTGCAATTTGCGGTATGTAACTTTCGAAAAATGTAAACTAAATATTGAAGAGGTTTTGGGCTGTTTACCAACTGAGCCAAATTTGAAAGTAGCAATACTAAAAGAACTCAGAAAGAATCAGTTGAGTCTTGCAGAAAATAAATCAAGTGATGAATTACTAATTATGATACAAGAAGCTGAGAAAGAATTATTGCGGGAAAGAGTAAAAAGTAGAACAAGCTATTATAGAGAAAGAGAAAATATAATTTCTAGAACAATAGCACTAGTAAATTATATTTTGCTAATTATAAATGATTTCGTTTGGGGTTATGGGGTAAGATTAGCAAAATTATTTAGAACTGGTTTATTAGCAATCTTGTTTTTTGGATTATTAATTTATACTACAACTGGAAAAGAATATATAGTTATTACAGAGTATGGTAATAAAATGATAAGATTGAATGTATGGCAATCCTTATATGCAAGTTACACTAACTTCACAACTATAGGTTACGGGAGATACACCCCTACTGGAGTATTTAGTAATTTTATTTTTGTAATAGAAAATTTTGTAGGACTAATTTTTATAGGATTTCTTGTTGCTGGAGTATATAGGAGGATTTCTAAATGA
- a CDS encoding nucleotidyltransferase domain-containing protein translates to MKNEKSVNEIDELINIILFGSKARKDNDLYSDADIFILVEDVSQIRKKQIIEIVEKAIDFDNVGISIYTKSLFDKLLQEGSMFLWHLKMEGKNIYCRDKEVDLFENLNEFTKYEVNLKTYINIFNKTKESLSRNGVNIFDLSQLFFVCRNLCLLTCFRKGTPTFGRITVYTNLSSVVSNMPLSLQNYKFLSKCRLNYTRAAGLDIPMPSEKYLSELLLELDRLIELCTEIIMEDEFNGGF, encoded by the coding sequence ATGAAAAATGAAAAATCAGTTAATGAAATTGATGAGCTGATAAATATTATCTTATTTGGTTCAAAGGCAAGAAAAGATAATGACTTATATTCTGACGCGGATATATTTATTCTTGTAGAGGATGTTTCACAAATAAGGAAAAAACAAATAATAGAAATAGTAGAGAAAGCAATAGATTTTGATAACGTAGGTATATCTATTTATACAAAATCATTATTTGATAAGTTACTACAAGAGGGTTCTATGTTTTTATGGCATTTAAAAATGGAAGGGAAAAATATTTATTGTAGAGATAAGGAGGTCGACCTATTTGAGAATCTAAATGAATTTACTAAATATGAAGTTAACTTAAAAACATATATAAATATATTCAATAAAACAAAGGAAAGTCTAAGTCGAAATGGGGTAAACATATTTGACCTCTCTCAATTGTTTTTTGTATGTAGAAATTTATGTCTTTTAACATGTTTTAGAAAAGGGACGCCTACTTTCGGTAGAATTACAGTTTATACCAATTTGTCGAGTGTGGTGAGTAATATGCCTCTAAGTCTTCAAAATTACAAGTTTTTATCTAAGTGCAGGTTAAATTATACAAGAGCAGCAGGACTTGATATACCAATGCCTTCTGAAAAATATTTGTCAGAATTATTGCTTGAGTTAGACCGGTTAATTGAACTATGTACTGAAATCATTATGGAGGATGAATTTAATGGAGGATTTTAG
- a CDS encoding N-6 DNA methylase produces MDWIKESVLNGNLDDYERIYKFYYNQPDKYGFQMIPSILHDFMKVVAESFQGVKVLDSWMNVGELSYPWMNTSNKISAINNIPDQVEVAERLFAQKSDSCYELRTGDPIDELKSDFNVYDVVVSSPPFGNKSNHIPKGFRIRDYGYDIIIETMKKLDVEGVGFFLVPPSFLHKSSVNNIRKFMENQGFYLDAAFYLPPGIFKSTSIHAYLIVIRKEPLNNLFIAELKSSENIRTVISNWKKRKSGSTLSLGYLTNEEAFTSFKNVEKYLEVKRLAKRSGLKPTTLNEFVLSYNRHPKSIDEEFLENYNSVFIPSIGTSDILTSLDESTLKEKENYYMQLVLDPKKVNADYMANWFNTELGRLVRESMMTDAPFPTINIPSLKWTEVYLPEIETQVETISTQSKINNLRADLDSIENHLWKKPKSIRSQERRLTQLNREMGLVQWIDKLPFPLASILWKYHATKETKVKKEYLLHFFEALAQFEVVIMLSALTDEESILGKLNLSKEKLQRSTFGSWVVIGERLAKEFRRLLSNKDEREYCLNLLKQNKTDLINSLISKKVFRILNQTRQYRNEWKGHGGAEGEAESKRRLDLLEVELVSLRSELGDVFEDYSVITPGSGRFKSGLFHCKCKLVMGTRTPFKDVLVKTKEGLEVNELYLTEEGNHEALKLLPFIRLMPSPQTQLDACYFYNRMDTNGVRMISYYFEQDADISIEDASFIQYLTDCINRLDVTDSKEL; encoded by the coding sequence TTGGATTGGATTAAAGAATCGGTACTTAACGGTAATCTAGATGACTATGAAAGAATCTACAAGTTTTATTACAATCAGCCTGACAAATATGGATTTCAAATGATACCGTCAATTTTACACGACTTTATGAAAGTTGTAGCTGAAAGTTTTCAAGGAGTTAAAGTGTTGGATTCTTGGATGAATGTGGGAGAATTATCTTATCCCTGGATGAATACTTCTAACAAAATCAGCGCTATAAATAACATCCCAGATCAAGTAGAAGTTGCTGAAAGACTCTTTGCTCAAAAATCAGATTCCTGTTACGAATTGCGAACTGGTGACCCTATCGATGAGCTGAAGTCAGACTTCAATGTGTATGACGTTGTTGTGAGTAGCCCACCCTTTGGTAATAAAAGTAATCACATACCCAAGGGGTTTAGAATAAGAGATTATGGTTACGACATTATTATTGAGACTATGAAAAAATTAGATGTAGAAGGGGTTGGTTTCTTTTTAGTTCCACCTTCATTTTTACACAAGAGTTCTGTAAATAACATAAGGAAGTTTATGGAAAATCAAGGTTTTTATTTGGATGCAGCATTTTACTTGCCACCAGGAATTTTTAAATCAACCTCTATACATGCTTATTTGATAGTTATAAGAAAAGAGCCTCTCAACAATCTCTTTATAGCAGAATTAAAGAGTAGTGAAAATATTAGAACAGTTATTTCAAATTGGAAAAAAAGGAAATCAGGGAGTACCTTATCTCTGGGCTATTTGACTAACGAAGAAGCTTTTACTTCTTTCAAGAATGTAGAGAAGTACTTGGAAGTCAAAAGGTTGGCTAAAAGATCTGGACTAAAACCGACAACCTTAAATGAATTTGTTCTAAGTTACAATAGACACCCAAAGAGTATTGATGAAGAATTTCTAGAAAATTATAATAGTGTATTCATTCCATCAATAGGAACATCTGATATTCTTACCAGTTTAGATGAAAGCACCCTAAAAGAAAAAGAAAATTATTATATGCAATTAGTTTTGGACCCTAAAAAAGTCAATGCTGATTACATGGCCAATTGGTTTAATACCGAGCTTGGTAGATTGGTAAGAGAAAGCATGATGACAGATGCGCCTTTCCCTACAATTAATATCCCTTCTTTAAAATGGACTGAAGTATATTTACCAGAAATTGAAACGCAGGTTGAAACGATAAGTACACAGTCCAAAATTAACAACTTGAGGGCAGATTTGGATAGCATAGAAAATCACCTTTGGAAAAAGCCGAAATCTATTAGGTCACAGGAAAGAAGGTTGACGCAATTAAACAGAGAGATGGGATTGGTTCAATGGATTGATAAACTTCCTTTTCCATTAGCATCGATACTTTGGAAGTATCATGCCACTAAAGAGACTAAGGTAAAAAAAGAATATTTACTTCATTTCTTTGAGGCTCTTGCTCAGTTTGAAGTTGTAATCATGCTCAGTGCACTTACTGATGAGGAATCAATATTGGGGAAACTAAATTTGAGTAAAGAGAAATTACAAAGGAGTACTTTCGGCTCGTGGGTAGTTATTGGCGAAAGATTAGCGAAGGAATTTAGAAGGTTACTTTCAAATAAAGATGAAAGGGAATACTGCTTGAACCTTTTGAAACAAAATAAAACGGATTTAATCAACTCGCTGATTAGTAAGAAAGTTTTCCGTATCCTGAATCAAACACGTCAATACAGAAACGAGTGGAAAGGTCATGGGGGCGCAGAAGGTGAAGCAGAATCCAAACGTCGGTTAGATTTATTGGAAGTTGAATTGGTATCTTTGAGAAGTGAGTTGGGGGACGTCTTTGAAGACTATAGTGTCATAACTCCAGGGAGTGGCCGTTTCAAATCTGGTCTATTTCATTGTAAATGTAAATTAGTCATGGGTACTCGTACTCCTTTTAAAGATGTATTGGTAAAAACTAAAGAAGGGTTGGAAGTGAACGAGTTATATCTAACAGAGGAAGGTAATCACGAAGCCTTGAAACTACTTCCTTTCATAAGATTAATGCCAAGTCCTCAAACTCAGCTTGATGCTTGTTATTTCTACAATCGTATGGATACGAATGGAGTCAGGATGATTTCCTATTATTTTGAACAGGATGCTGACATCAGTATTGAAGATGCTTCATTCATTCAGTACCTTACTGACTGCATTAATAGGTTGGATGTGACAGATAGTAAAGAGCTTTGA
- a CDS encoding 3'-5' exonuclease, whose amino-acid sequence MVVYQIREDNSEFVSPGVKLITYQSSKGLEFDHVIVVDLKKGKLPFKSPSPGEDEDDYVS is encoded by the coding sequence ATCGTTGTTTATCAAATAAGAGAAGACAACTCAGAATTCGTTTCACCCGGTGTTAAACTAATAACTTACCAGTCTTCAAAAGGACTAGAGTTTGATCATGTCATAGTGGTAGATCTTAAAAAAGGGAAACTGCCTTTCAAATCTCCTTCTCCAGGTGAAGATGAAGATGATTATGTCTCGTGA
- a CDS encoding UvrD-helicase domain-containing protein — MSKQTIKLTNKQERCVIFKPEGDLLIQGIPGSGKSTILMARAQHIKETLPHDSLVILTFSRALTNYVRQIAAKTTTTPPDAKTFHQWGQELIEHTNHPHTRLIMGEQREKVIRFAKNIVNKKNENVNFPKMKVTNREEQALVRFLCDEIEWIKGAGISSRKEYYSTKRSGRGTDIRVTKEHRETIYDVLEKYNELLANHSRYQGIDGDDLARILVEKANQIPDRYKPDHILVDEAQDLHTMQLKAISSITKKSLTIGADKGQQIYRRTFTWKNAGIKVVGNRSQLLKQTFRSTRQIVRLANHFQEQDKYYITDEDYNKAEEPNVDGKIPELCLCPDKSSEEQMYSRIRENNQNFLSRRYNRYHRTISLQTWYFKGPLIVKGSLFIK, encoded by the coding sequence ATGTCCAAGCAAACTATTAAATTAACAAATAAGCAAGAAAGATGCGTTATTTTTAAACCTGAAGGCGATCTCCTTATTCAAGGAATTCCAGGTAGTGGAAAATCTACAATACTCATGGCAAGAGCTCAACACATAAAAGAAACACTACCACATGATTCGTTAGTCATTTTAACTTTTAGTCGAGCACTTACGAATTATGTTAGACAAATTGCTGCAAAAACAACTACAACACCACCAGATGCAAAAACCTTTCATCAATGGGGACAAGAGCTAATTGAACATACAAATCACCCTCATACTCGATTAATAATGGGAGAACAAAGAGAAAAAGTTATTCGTTTTGCTAAAAATATAGTAAATAAAAAAAATGAGAATGTGAATTTCCCCAAAATGAAAGTCACTAATCGCGAAGAGCAGGCTCTAGTAAGATTCTTATGTGATGAAATAGAGTGGATAAAAGGAGCAGGTATCTCATCAAGAAAAGAATACTATTCTACGAAACGCTCTGGTAGAGGAACAGATATTCGAGTGACAAAGGAACACAGGGAAACCATTTATGATGTTCTAGAGAAATATAATGAGCTATTAGCTAATCACTCCCGTTACCAAGGGATTGATGGGGATGACCTTGCACGAATTCTAGTTGAAAAGGCGAATCAAATCCCTGATCGATATAAGCCTGACCATATACTAGTTGATGAAGCTCAGGATCTTCATACCATGCAACTTAAAGCTATTAGTTCAATAACCAAAAAAAGTTTGACGATTGGAGCAGATAAAGGACAGCAAATTTACAGGCGAACATTCACATGGAAAAATGCCGGAATTAAAGTAGTAGGAAATCGAAGTCAGTTACTAAAACAAACTTTTCGATCCACTCGTCAGATTGTGAGACTCGCAAACCATTTTCAAGAGCAGGATAAGTATTATATTACTGATGAAGATTATAATAAAGCTGAAGAGCCAAATGTTGATGGAAAGATACCTGAACTTTGTCTATGCCCTGACAAATCAAGTGAGGAGCAAATGTATTCTCGAATACGTGAAAACAATCAGAACTTCCTATCCAGAAGATACAATAGGTATCATCGCACAATCTCATTACAAACTTGGTACTTTAAAGGACCTTTGATAGTAAAGGGATCGTTGTTTATCAAATAA
- a CDS encoding ATP-dependent helicase, protein MNKILEFLNPEQTQAVTSNSRFTQIVAGPGTGKTTTLAAKILYVQAELGIDTDKILGISFSRSAKEQLINKLEEFTGILGYGGRPTILTFHSLAHRIIKHGIHFNESKFRNDFQRIAVEEFINLDPSLIKDLCPEYADRILVNNVLSKAYILIRQGNHLETAPIENWNEIPSNSSYHIKTYDHGRVVITSTDLIKFWKRIIKLEKIKNVTDFQGLITEANRLLSLKKLTYQRISESYEYIFVDEYQDTSLAQEKLLLLLNNSDHSVTVVGDKNQTIYTFNGSNSENLDRFLRFSQQKSPFSTEEIFLTTNYRSTREIIEIANHFMNDTGISPVRHHAGILPEIIETHSIKLASEYTAKKIIDLTKSTDISLSDICILYRKNSEFSPQADAIIEQLEKYNIPYSQQKQNKGKVESLLEKGLKLRELYEDEPLSEVIPKLQFNNADKELIDFVKQALDQGAYDTDDLSDYLVELEEENYTQTEDADCLSIKTVHQAKGQEFPIVFILYLGDREFPHSSHPDIDEEKRLFYVGLTRAENQLYVIGQRGIEFEGFLDKCLTTNTTHITYHSSTLEEKNDGFNANDKSIIDETTRQLHEEEKKQQEELKKLMDLF, encoded by the coding sequence ATGAATAAAATTCTTGAATTTCTAAATCCGGAACAAACGCAAGCGGTTACATCCAATTCTAGATTTACTCAAATTGTTGCTGGACCTGGAACTGGAAAGACAACAACATTAGCAGCTAAAATACTTTATGTTCAAGCAGAATTAGGAATTGATACCGATAAAATTCTAGGAATATCATTTTCCCGGTCGGCTAAAGAACAACTTATAAATAAATTGGAAGAGTTCACTGGAATACTTGGTTACGGTGGAAGACCTACTATTTTGACATTTCATAGTTTAGCTCATCGTATCATTAAACATGGGATCCACTTTAATGAATCTAAATTCCGTAATGACTTCCAGCGAATTGCTGTTGAAGAATTCATTAATTTAGACCCTTCATTAATTAAAGACTTATGCCCTGAATATGCTGATCGAATTCTAGTGAACAACGTACTTTCAAAGGCCTATATACTTATACGTCAGGGGAATCATTTAGAAACAGCTCCTATAGAAAATTGGAATGAAATACCATCAAATAGTTCTTACCATATTAAAACATATGACCATGGAAGAGTAGTGATTACCTCTACTGACTTAATCAAGTTTTGGAAACGCATTATTAAGTTGGAGAAAATTAAAAACGTTACAGATTTTCAGGGGCTAATTACTGAAGCTAATAGACTATTATCCTTAAAGAAACTGACATATCAACGTATAAGTGAAAGCTATGAATATATATTTGTTGATGAGTACCAGGATACCTCATTAGCACAAGAGAAACTATTGCTTTTATTAAACAATAGTGATCATTCAGTAACTGTAGTTGGAGACAAAAATCAAACAATCTACACCTTTAATGGTTCAAATAGTGAAAATCTAGACCGCTTTCTTAGATTTAGCCAACAGAAATCACCTTTTAGTACAGAAGAAATTTTCCTAACTACCAACTATAGATCTACTAGAGAAATAATTGAGATTGCAAATCATTTTATGAATGATACCGGAATATCCCCTGTTAGACATCATGCTGGTATTCTTCCAGAAATTATAGAAACACATTCCATCAAGCTAGCTTCGGAGTACACAGCTAAAAAAATAATTGACCTAACTAAAAGTACAGATATATCCTTATCTGATATCTGTATTCTATACCGTAAAAACTCAGAGTTTTCACCACAGGCTGACGCTATAATTGAACAATTAGAAAAGTACAACATTCCATATAGCCAACAAAAACAAAATAAAGGTAAGGTTGAATCTCTGTTGGAAAAGGGATTGAAATTAAGAGAGCTCTATGAAGATGAACCATTGTCCGAAGTGATTCCTAAACTTCAATTTAATAATGCAGATAAAGAACTGATTGATTTCGTAAAACAAGCCCTAGATCAGGGAGCTTATGATACTGATGACTTGAGTGACTACTTAGTTGAGCTTGAAGAAGAGAACTATACTCAAACAGAGGATGCAGACTGTTTATCTATCAAAACAGTTCATCAAGCAAAAGGGCAAGAGTTCCCAATTGTTTTTATTTTGTATTTAGGGGACCGAGAATTTCCACATAGTAGTCATCCAGATATTGATGAAGAAAAGAGGTTATTCTATGTTGGATTGACGAGGGCAGAAAATCAATTATATGTTATTGGTCAAAGAGGGATTGAATTTGAGGGTTTCTTAGATAAATGTTTAACAACAAATACTACTCATATTACTTATCATAGTTCAACACTCGAAGAAAAGAATGATGGATTCAATGCAAACGATAAATCTATTATTGATGAAACAACGAGACAATTACACGAGGAAGAAAAAAAACAACAAGAAGAACTAAAAAAATTAATGGATCTTTTTTAA
- the drmA gene encoding DISARM system helicase DrmA: MGKQNEVREKLLDRLRYELIGPGEEYETISNAPLQKYLAGILWPMKSSVASDQDENEVIHGRDTSKEAIETIAPLAKAMNPSAIGVSFLVDNNHPQISVNVELGMYEEGADSNWNRKPFELKNFPIDLAKDIGEKRVARIPLKDVTEDNKQRENIQIEWLVRAYKNSYAVSMFLVNRYIQETDQHKIDHLCVFQPKLTINSKEVNSFMVRNAFAANEKGFQDQDTKSNELLYRNEGVYAVGHNIAVKWEKIDEEVSKAGFLETEIIPAHEIPMVIPPDWTKGGTLDMNKLGAMTVPSEIKKALSPLLNEYGKWIKERRKEIDVVIEARHKDTADLHMQNCENSLKRMWEGLELIVKNQNVFDSFIFANLVMANQRAHTEAIEKGKALSHVKSEWRPFQIAFFLQNIKGVIDPTSNDREVADLLWFPTGGGKTEAYLGLAAFTLGYRRLSIVKNFRTDVGVSVIMRYTLRLLTIQQFQRATAMICACEEIRKSAPEKWGSTIFRIGLWVGQNSVPNKYDDAKNALKVKEDSILRSTNSYNYQSKGTPIQLVSCPWCGSKLVDDKNNPKVFLTTYKRKDKQRRVLIQCPNKECSFHKSNSSGEGLPVLVTDEEIYRLLPDMVIGTVDKFARMPWEPKIQNLFGKVKGEIDNWGFVSHGGSQEEQKNIRNVTGNLEINNRTPVHPPNLIIQDELHLISGPLGTMVGLYETAVDYLTSVDIDGENIGPKVIASTATIKNADKQINGLYTRDTQIFPSPGLSHTDSFFAKQRPIEEMPGRMYVGVFAPGRSMKTSQLRIYANLLSSVTAMEEVYVSDSLDPYQTLVGYFNSIRELGGAVRLIEDDVPARMNTLQKQFGEEKKYKFIRRELDRDVPELTSRIDSGKIPELLDRLSQPFSKNGDLAPVDVLLASNMISVGVDVPRLGLMVVNGQPKTTAEFIQSTSRVGRRYPGLIITAYNWARPRDISHYEEFYAYHAALYRYVEPISVTPFASRARDRGLAAVLVSMLRLGYSELTNNSGANNIGKVNALSEDIIKVFLDRANKMDIRIEEVEHHLNQLMDNWEEDSSKSKLIYHKYKIENESNLLYQIGEPETKGTYKTPNSMRDVEPAAGIYIRKD; the protein is encoded by the coding sequence ATGGGGAAACAGAATGAAGTAAGAGAAAAGTTGTTAGATCGACTTCGTTACGAATTAATTGGTCCAGGGGAAGAATACGAAACAATAAGTAACGCACCATTACAGAAGTATCTTGCAGGTATATTGTGGCCAATGAAATCAAGTGTAGCCTCTGATCAAGATGAAAACGAAGTGATACATGGCCGGGATACATCAAAGGAAGCTATTGAAACTATTGCTCCCCTGGCAAAAGCAATGAACCCTTCTGCAATAGGTGTTTCATTTCTAGTTGATAATAACCATCCTCAAATTTCTGTAAATGTAGAGCTAGGCATGTATGAAGAAGGTGCAGATAGTAATTGGAATAGGAAACCATTTGAATTAAAAAATTTTCCTATAGACTTAGCAAAAGATATTGGTGAAAAGAGAGTTGCTAGGATTCCTCTTAAGGATGTAACAGAAGATAACAAGCAAAGAGAAAATATTCAAATTGAATGGTTAGTAAGGGCTTATAAAAATAGTTATGCAGTAAGTATGTTTTTGGTTAACCGTTATATACAGGAAACAGACCAACATAAAATTGATCATCTATGTGTGTTTCAACCAAAACTGACTATTAATAGTAAAGAAGTTAATTCATTTATGGTCAGGAATGCTTTTGCTGCTAATGAAAAAGGATTTCAAGACCAGGATACAAAATCCAATGAGTTATTATATAGAAACGAAGGAGTTTATGCAGTAGGGCACAATATTGCTGTGAAATGGGAAAAGATTGATGAGGAAGTATCAAAGGCAGGGTTTCTTGAGACTGAGATTATCCCAGCTCATGAGATTCCAATGGTTATTCCACCAGACTGGACAAAGGGCGGTACACTTGATATGAATAAGCTCGGGGCTATGACTGTCCCTAGTGAAATAAAAAAAGCTCTAAGCCCACTTCTAAATGAGTATGGAAAATGGATTAAAGAAAGACGAAAAGAAATTGATGTGGTCATAGAAGCCAGACATAAAGATACAGCAGATTTACATATGCAAAATTGTGAAAATTCGTTAAAAAGAATGTGGGAAGGTCTGGAGTTGATAGTAAAAAATCAAAATGTATTTGATTCATTTATATTTGCTAATCTAGTCATGGCAAACCAGAGAGCTCATACGGAAGCTATTGAAAAAGGAAAGGCTCTTAGTCATGTAAAGTCAGAATGGCGTCCATTCCAGATTGCATTCTTCTTGCAAAATATAAAAGGAGTTATAGATCCTACTTCAAATGATAGGGAAGTTGCTGATTTATTATGGTTCCCCACAGGAGGAGGTAAAACAGAAGCTTATCTTGGATTAGCGGCTTTTACTCTAGGTTATCGAAGATTAAGTATTGTTAAGAACTTTCGAACCGATGTCGGTGTTTCGGTAATCATGCGCTATACACTTAGGCTTCTTACTATTCAACAATTCCAGCGAGCTACTGCGATGATATGCGCATGTGAGGAAATAAGAAAAAGCGCTCCTGAAAAATGGGGGAGTACCATATTTAGGATTGGGTTATGGGTAGGGCAAAATAGTGTACCTAATAAGTATGATGATGCAAAAAATGCGCTAAAAGTTAAAGAAGATTCCATATTAAGAAGCACCAATTCATATAATTATCAATCCAAAGGAACACCTATCCAATTAGTTTCATGTCCATGGTGTGGAAGCAAACTTGTCGACGATAAGAATAACCCAAAAGTTTTCCTTACTACATATAAACGAAAGGACAAGCAGAGAAGAGTACTCATTCAATGTCCTAATAAAGAGTGTTCATTTCATAAATCTAACTCCAGTGGAGAGGGTCTACCTGTATTAGTTACGGATGAAGAAATTTACAGGCTTTTACCTGACATGGTTATTGGAACAGTAGATAAGTTTGCTCGCATGCCTTGGGAGCCGAAAATTCAAAATTTATTTGGTAAAGTAAAAGGCGAGATTGATAATTGGGGGTTTGTTTCTCATGGAGGTTCCCAAGAAGAACAAAAAAACATCAGGAATGTTACAGGTAATTTAGAAATTAATAATCGAACGCCTGTTCATCCACCTAATTTAATTATTCAAGATGAATTACATTTGATATCTGGGCCATTAGGTACCATGGTTGGTTTGTACGAGACTGCAGTTGACTACCTTACTTCTGTTGACATAGATGGAGAAAACATTGGTCCTAAAGTTATTGCTTCCACAGCTACTATTAAAAATGCTGATAAGCAAATTAATGGGTTATACACTAGAGATACACAAATCTTCCCAAGTCCAGGTCTTTCGCATACTGATTCATTTTTTGCTAAACAAAGACCAATAGAAGAAATGCCTGGAAGAATGTATGTTGGGGTGTTTGCACCAGGTAGAAGTATGAAAACTTCGCAATTAAGAATATATGCAAATCTTTTATCAAGTGTCACTGCAATGGAAGAAGTATATGTTTCTGATAGTCTTGATCCATATCAAACTTTAGTGGGTTACTTTAATAGTATTAGGGAACTTGGAGGAGCCGTCAGGTTAATAGAAGATGATGTTCCAGCGAGGATGAACACGCTCCAAAAGCAATTTGGAGAAGAAAAAAAGTATAAATTTATTCGAAGAGAGTTAGATCGAGATGTCCCTGAGTTAACGAGTCGTATAGATTCTGGAAAGATACCAGAATTACTTGATAGATTATCACAGCCTTTTTCTAAGAACGGAGATTTAGCGCCTGTAGATGTATTATTAGCCAGTAACATGATTTCTGTCGGAGTAGATGTTCCAAGATTGGGATTAATGGTGGTTAACGGACAACCCAAAACGACAGCAGAATTTATTCAATCCACAAGCCGTGTGGGGCGAAGATACCCAGGTTTAATAATCACAGCCTACAACTGGGCCCGCCCTAGAGATATCTCGCATTATGAGGAGTTCTATGCATACCATGCTGCTTTGTATAGATATGTTGAACCAATCAGTGTTACACCATTTGCTTCCAGAGCTCGTGACCGTGGACTTGCAGCTGTTTTAGTATCAATGCTTCGACTTGGGTACTCCGAATTAACTAATAATTCAGGTGCAAACAACATTGGAAAAGTAAATGCTTTATCTGAAGATATTATCAAAGTATTTCTGGACAGAGCTAATAAAATGGATATTAGGATTGAGGAGGTTGAACATCACTTGAACCAACTCATGGATAACTGGGAAGAAGATTCAAGTAAAAGTAAATTAATTTATCATAAGTACAAAATAGAGAATGAATCTAACCTTCTATATCAAATAGGTGAACCTGAAACAAAAGGCACTTACAAGACACCAAACTCTATGAGAGATGTAGAGCCAGCTGCAGGAATTTACATTAGAAAGGATTGA